taccttaattatttcataaactttttgaagatttaaaaaattcattatacaacaaaataaaaatatgcctACCTTTTTTACTAAagctattattttttccattttaataTGGGTTTTGAAATATTCAGATAAGGTACCataattgttatatataaactgtttttttcttctttattattttattcttttatataaaatatttattttgttaaaataatatataaatatactctTTTTGAATACGTGATATTcccatttatttttagatatCTATTTATCGTAAATCATGGAACAAAGAATACAAccgaaataatatatttaacgcACAATTTACAAGATTACTAAGTAGTGAaacaaaagtaaaagaagAGCGAAAACgcaaaatgttaaaaaaaggaacaaaagATTTATTATACGAAAGTGATGATTCCTCTGTAGAAAGACCAAATTCATTGGAACATAATAATGACTttcgaaaaatatttactaatTTAATGCAACGTGATATATCTGAGCTAGAATTTAAtgatttaatgaaatatactAAAATTCAAAAACAACAGGATTCATTCAACACtgaacaaaatttaaaaaaaaaatataacgaCTTAAAACATTATGATAATGTTCAAACATGTACAAATGCATTTACacctttaaaaaatgaagactTAAAGAATCAGTTAGATTTATTTCAAAACTACTCAAGCAATAGTCATCATTACTATAAACATCAAGATATGGTTAAAAGTCACTTGTATATAAGAAAGGGTCTtcaactatattttttatttaattcaaaaaagaaattgattaaaatattattagcaTTGTCTActcttattatattatgcatTTCTATTGCATTATCATTGAACAAtgcaaaattatattttagcGATCAACTTAAAGACTATgcgaaatatatatgtaaattatatatacaataccCTAAAGGAGctgtttaataaataaaaaaaatacaattataaACATGAGAATAATactcaataaaaaaattaattttataccctttaattttattacagtATATCAggttacatataattttatatttttaatagtaagaaattatattatcgtaataaaattatataatatatgaattattaattttttcacattttatcttaaaaattgatttataataaattttttgtattacacaaaataaagaatttatttatattttaattattttaaattattaaattttcaaaatttatataaatttatattttctatcgatataaaaatatttttcttggGTATATttgcttaaaaaaaaaataatatttataggtttcgcaaatataaaaatgttttgttAACTAAACTACATTAAgtcatgtatttttattttaaattataatttgttcTTGCTCCCTATAATTATCGAGATTAGGTATCAacttataatattcattagtaaattaattaaataaaatataattatttaagaaCTAATATCATTTATACTATACAGTGCagcagttttttttttcttattatgtattaactttttctttttattcaataataaacacattattattaattttcaatTGTTATATTACTTATCCGTGTAGGACccaatattttcaaattttattttcatattatatatattgaaaaaaacttttattattacttcgttagaaaaaataatttataataactaTTCCTTGATGTAATTGTTACATATACTATTtctttacattattatataaatataaaatttttagcaCCCATtccttttacttttttatttataaatatttattactttaaaTGAAGTGCACCAAAcatctattttttaatgtcaACATAAATAAAGGAAGAAATAATTTCCACATTTCTCACAAAatctcttctttttattacaaGAAAGTTCggaataatgaataaaaaatccATGTattaacaattaaaatatgaaattatatttattcccTTAATATACTAATATTCTTAACATGTTGTTTATTcaaattgatatatatataaagtctccgttaatatatataatttacataatataattactaaatttcttttaataaacatatgtacatcATATTCTTttgtcatattttataaaattgttattcTATCTAATAGAGTCCTcctaattatatacataatatgaGGTTtggtaattttttaagtgtattactttataaaaaatttcatgtAGTGCAAAATAATGTTTCCTGACTCAATAACTTCTTTGCATATAACATTTAATCAGAAtgttatcatattttatataaccaTATTAgacatctatatatataatctataATTCATCTTatgcaataatatatttactttctAGTACCTAAATGATCCAGttcaacatattttaaaagaaaatatatttaaaaaacaaaaattaataatatcatataaaatgtataaattatattttaattttaatagtaTCTCTATTGTAAGAATACTCGCAtgatatcaatttttttttttttttctacactTTTGAACatctttaaaaatgttacagAATTTGAGAAACTTCTTTCACTATTTAtgatgaaaattaaaaagatttattttaatatatttattcaaaagGATTAATGttatgttaaaattattcaacTCAACTTCTTTTGACAGGCAAGgaaattgttttttcttttcattataacATAAATAGTTCAACTACTCATacattaaaaacaaaacaattgtaaagaaaaaaaaaaaattaatcctACTGCACATCTGCTTCTATAAGTTTAACACcaatattatttacaaaagtataattgcaataataaagaatataataaagcaataagtgaaattcaaaataaaacttaACAAACTATCTGTCCTTATTTTATTGAAGtaccatttttttatttgtatataaagaCAATAATTAAtactacattttttaataattgaATACTCATTAAACCAtactttaaattttaatggGTAATCTGTAAATCAAATaaacatgcatatatttattaggtATATTTGACTAATGAAAAACTTTTTGTTGtaccttattttattattataataactaTCCCTTTTTCATGTATAAACCAATATTGGTCAATAGAGAAACggataattaatatataaaattttaattttattatattacagtaatcaataatacatttttctattattatataaatacaatttaCACAAGGTAAACGCAAATTCTAGCTATCTTTCACTAAtgattaacatatatatattcaataattttagaatttTCTAGTTAATACTTTTCTATTGTAtaactataatattttctatcATACCCTAACTTATTTATTACGTATCTTGCGAATAtcaatattatgtaaattaaaCTATTCATTATTAACTTTATAACAAGAACAAATTTCATATATCAGGTTAGgagaaattaatatattgtatttatatattaattatgatatttaatatataagtagaatttttaatattttctattttacatatttttttaagcttttaaatagaaaataaaaaatatgactgcataaaaaagtaacactattttagttttaagtttttattttaattcctCATTTTAGAAATttgatttctttttaatatattaataacatctcaaatataagaataattatttgcACATACTTATGTGGttaagcaaaaaataattatttatttttgctttctttattattaattgcaccattacacatatataatttaaatgataaagcattcataaatttaaacatatattaaataggctttttttaataaatactaATTATAATGCACTTATTACGATaccatttataataaatattaaataaattttattattacaaaaacaatcaaataaatttttttgatatattacatacaaaaaaagacatttgcaattaatttaaaacaaaacatatatttcattatctaggtcacaaaataaaaaatttgtgttatataaacataaaagatataaaaactatatacgtataatttttaagagTAACTAGAATAATTTTcctaatattttatgaaaataatactaagaacaatgttttttatgttaacttaataaagaatacatacattttatatacaaatatccttaaatttttatatacatatataatgaaatattaaattaagtTCATGCAAAtctttaaaatacaaatttaaaaaaaaaaacaagaatatGCCAACAGAACTAAGAAAATACacttttacattttacatCAAAGTATTTTGCATATAGATTCTATTACAGAAATTaggttattatatatacatctcATATTTATGGCTACTGTATTTTAggataatacatattttattgcaCTGTATTAAATGCTTTTCATAcccttatttttaataacgttataacaattatttaaattttttaaatttattttttgatatttttttcatatcatcaaagtatatataatatctgACATAACAATGAACGATACATATAATACTagtaatatatgatataatgaAGATAAAAGTGAAAGTTATTGTAGAAGTACGTGACAcatttgtttattaatttcaattttataaaagaattctgaacataatattaatataataaataaagacaATAAAACTAAGGAGAAAGGAGAAGAT
This portion of the Plasmodium malariae genome assembly, contig: PmUG01_00_43, whole genome shotgun sequence genome encodes:
- the PmUG01_00072900 gene encoding Plasmodium exported protein, unknown function; this encodes MPTFFTKAIIFSILIWVLKYSDKISIYRKSWNKEYNRNNIFNAQFTRLLSSETKVKEERKRKMLKKGTKDLLYESDDSSVERPNSLEHNNDFRKIFTNLMQRDISELEFNDLMKYTKIQKQQDSFNTEQNLKKKYNDLKHYDNVQTCTNAFTPLKNEDLKNQLDLFQNYSSNSHHYYKHQDMVKSHLYIRKGLQLYFLFNSKKKLIKILLALSTLIILCISIALSLNNAKLYFSDQLKDYAKYICKLYIQYPKGAV